The Coffea arabica cultivar ET-39 chromosome 3c, Coffea Arabica ET-39 HiFi, whole genome shotgun sequence genome contains a region encoding:
- the LOC113734849 gene encoding 2-hydroxyisoflavanone dehydratase-like — translation MVSSKKEVSSEFLPFLRVYKDGSVERFLDSPYVPPALEDPATGVSSKDITISPGISARIYLPKLPTTTQKLPILAYFHGGAFCIESAFSFLSQRYINTLASQAKVLVVSVEYRLAPENPIPTAYEDSWAALQWIASHSSNDQNYKKEPWLLNHADFNRVFVGGDSSGANIAHNLSLRAGRESLQGGMSIHGVLLSHPYFLSSKPISLEPSSDDDVDKNLLYKAWEFAYPNAPGGFDNPLINPFSNEAPSLSSLQCSRLLVCVAEKDELRERGVRYFNAIKKSGWKGKVELFEVEGEDHCFQIFDIERGNAKIMFKRLASFLSAPLN, via the coding sequence ATGGTGTCTAGCAAGAAAGAAGTGTCATCTGAATTTCTTCCCTTCCTCAGGGTCTACAAAGATGGTTCAGTTGAGAGGTTTCTTGATTCACCATATGTTCCACCAGCATTAGAAGATCCAGCCACTGGAGTTTCCTCAAAGGATATAACCATTTCTCCAGGCATCTCAGCCAGAATTTACCTCCCAAAGCTCCCCACCACCACCCAAAAGCTTCCCATTTTAGCCTATTTCCACGGTGGAGCCTTTTGTATCGAGTCTGCCTTCTCTTTCCTCAGCCAGCGTTACATCAACACCTTGGCGTCTCAAGCCAAAGTCCTTGTTGTATCAGTTGAATATAGACTAGCCCCTGAAAACCCAATTCCCACAGCTTATGAAGATTCATGGGCTGCTCTTCAGTGGATTGCATCACACTCCAGCAATGATCAAAACTACAAAAAAGAGCCATGGCTTCTCAACCATGCAGATTTCAATCGAGTCTTTGTAGGCGGCGACAGTTCAGGAGCAAACATAGCACACAATTTGAGCTTAAGAGCCGGCCGTGAGAGCCTTCAAGGTGGCATGAGTATCCATGGAGTTTTGCTTTCTCATCCTTACTTTCTGAGTTCAAAGCCAATAAGTTTAGAGCCAAgttctgatgatgatgttgacAAGAATTTACTCTACAAGGCTTGGGAATTCGCGTATCCAAATGCACCAGGAGGTTTTGATAACCCATTGATCAATCCATTTTCTAATGAGGCACCCAGTTTATCAAGCCTGCAATGTTCAAGGTTGCTTGTTTGCGTTGCTGAGAAAGATGAGCTGAGGGAAAGAGGAGTCAGGTACttcaatgcaatcaagaaaaGCGGATGGAAAGGAAAGGTGGAGCTCTTTGAAGTTGAAGGAGAAGATCATTGTTTCCAGATTTTTGATATTGAACGTGGGAATGCCAAAATCATGTTCAAACGCTTGGCTTCCTTCCTCAGCGCTCCATTGAATTAG
- the LOC113734103 gene encoding 2-hydroxyisoflavanone dehydratase, which yields MVSNSSNIVTDLFPVIRVYKDGKVERLFGSQYVPPSPEDPITGVSSKDITISPEVSARLYLPKITDPNQRLPILVYIHGGGFCIESAFSFDHQRHINLLVSQAKVVAVSVEYRLAPEHPLPAAYEDCWAALQWVASHIDNSSMEREPWLVSHGNFNKLYVGGDSAGANIVHNVVLRAGAESLYGDVKILGAFLTQPYFWSSNLASKGCGNPRVETLATEIWMFAYPSAERGIDNPMINPLADGAPSLARLGCSRLLVNVAEKDILRNGGILYVDAVKESGWKGEIELFEVEGKDHSFHIFNPEDKEAKIQMQVLASFLMY from the coding sequence ATGGTTTCCAATTCTAGTAATATTGTCACAGATCTCTTTCCAGTAATCAGAGTCTATAAAGATGGCAAAGTAGAGAGACTTTTTGGCTCACAATATGTTCCACCATCACCGGAAGATCCCATCACAGGTGTTTCCTCCAAAGACATCACAATCTCACCAGAAGTCTCAGCTAGGCTATACCTCCCAAAGATCACTGATCCCAACCAAAGGCTCCCAATTTTAGTGTACATCCATGGCGGAGGCTTTTGCATTGAATCGGCCTTCTCCTTTGACCATCAACGTCATATAAACCTCCTAGTCTCCCAAGCCAAAGTAGTAGCTGTTTCAGTCGAATATAGACTTGCCCCAGAACACCCTTTGCCTGCAGCATATGAAGACTGTTGGGCTGCCCTTCAATGGGTAGCTTCTCACATTGACAATTCGAGCATGGAAAGAGAACCATGGCTAGTTAGCCATGGAAACTTCAATAAACTCTATGTAGGAGGGGATAGTGCTGGTGCAAATATAGTGCACAATGTTGTTTTGAGAGCTGGTGCTGAAAGCTTATACGGGGATGTCAAGATCCTGGGTGCATTTCTTACTCAGCCATATTTTTGGAGCTCAAATTTAGCGTCTAAGGGTTGTGGCAATCCCAGGGTGGAGACTTTGGCAACTGAGATATGGATGTTTGCTTATCCATCTGCTGAAAGAGGAATTGATAATCCAATGATAAACCCTTTGGCTGATGGTGCACCTAGTTTGGCTAGACTAGGATGTTCAAGGTTGTTGGTCAATGTGGCTGAGAAAGACATTCTTAGAAATGGCGGAATTCTTTATGTAGATGCTGTGAAGGAAAGTGGATGGAAAGGTGAAATAGAACTGTTTGAAGTGGAAGGAAAGGACCATTCCTTTCATATTTTCAATCCAGAGGATAAGGAGGCAAAAATTCAGATGCAGGTTCTGGCTTCTTTTCTCATGTATTGA
- the LOC113734104 gene encoding 2-hydroxyisoflavanone dehydratase-like has translation MASDSKEVATDLSPLLKVYEDGRVERFFGSPYVPPSPEDPSTSVSSKDITISADFSARLYLPNVQDSSKKFPILVYFHCGGFCTESAFSILHHRYLNLLVSEANALAVSVEYRLAPECPLPAAYEDCWAALQWISSHVVVNSNTDKEHWLLSHGNFDEVYIGGDSSGANIVHNIAMRAGVESLDGDVKILGGFLSHPFFWDPEINAENVEETMLYRVWRLVYPAPPGGLDNPMINPLADDSPSLSQLGCSRLFVCTSEKDELRERTGLYVQTLTESGWKGEVELVEIEGEDHCFHIFHLESEKAKSLVKRLAFFINNNN, from the coding sequence ATGGCTTCGGATTCAAAAGAGGTTGCAACTGATCTTTCTCCACTCCTTAAGGTATACGAAGATGGCAGAGTGGAGAGATTCTTTGGTTCACCATACGTTCCACCATCACCAGAAGATCCATCGACTAGTGTATCATCGAAAGACATCACCATTTCAGCAGACTTTTCAGCTAGACTCTACCTTCCAAATGTCCAAGACTCGAGCAAGAAGTTCCCCATTTTAGTCTACTTCCACTGTGGAGGCTTCTGTACTGAATCAGCCTTTTCCATTCTCCATCATCGTTATCTCAACCTACTAGTCTCTGAGGCCAATGCACTGGCTGTTTCTGTTGAGTATAGACTAGCTCCAGAATGCCCTCTACCAGCAGCTTATGAAGATTGCTGGGCTGCCCTTCAGTGGATCTCTTCCCATGTTGTTGTCAACTCCAACACGGATAAGGAACATTGGCTGCTAAGCCATGGAAACTTTGATGAAGTTTATATAGGGGGTGACAGTTCTGGTGCCAACATAGTTCATAACATAGCCATGAGAGCTGGGGTTGAGAGCTTAGATGGGGATGTGAAAATCTTGGGTGGATTTCTGTCTCACCCTTTCTTCTGGGATCCAGAAATTAATGCAGAAAATGTTGAAGAAACTATGCTGTATAGAGTTTGGAGGCTTGTTTATCCAGCACCTCCAGGTGGACTTGACAATCCAATGATAAATCCCTTAGCTGATGATTCACCTAGCTTATCCCAACTAGGGTGTTCGAGGTTATTTGTGTGCACCTCTGAGAAGGATGAGTTGAGAGAAAGAACAGGTCTTTATGTTCAGACTTTGACGGAAAGTGGTTGGAAAGGTGAAGTGGAGCTGGTTGAGATTGAAGGAGAGGATCACTGCTTTCACATCTTCCACCTCGAGTCTGAGAAAGCCAAGAGCCTTGTAAAGCGTTTAGCcttttttattaataataataactGA
- the LOC113734105 gene encoding 2-hydroxyisoflavanone dehydratase-like, which produces MANSDSKEVMVDLSPAIKVYRDGTVERLSGSPFVPPSLDDPTTGVSSKDITISPSISARMYLPKISDPNHKLPILVFFHGGRFVVESAFSFLHHRYVNLLVSEARAVAVSVEYRLAPEHPLPAALEDGWAALQWVASHVVEGSGIEKEPWLVKHGDFNKIYLGGSSAGGNIVHNMAIRAGVESLVGDVKILGGFLSHPYFWDSTTKKENNEESMPYKVFMFAYPLAPGGIDNPMINPLADGAPKLSGLACSRLFVCTSQKDQFREINLLYVEALKKSGWKGELEFVDVDGEDHCFEVFNPETEKSKSLITRLASFIRD; this is translated from the coding sequence ATGGCTAACTCAGATTCCAAAGAGGTCATGGTCGATCTTTCTCCAGCCATCAAAGTCTACAGAGATGGGACGGTGGAGAGACTCTCTGGCTCGCCATTTGTACCACCGTCGCTAGATGATCCAACCACCGGTGTTTCTTCCAAAGACATCACTATTTCACCAAGCATCTCAGCTAGAATGTACCTTCCTAAGATCTCTGACCCCAACCACAAGCTCCCCATCTTAGTCTTCTTCCATGGTGGACGCTTCGTTGTCGAATCAGCCTTCTCTTTTCTCCACCATCGTTATGTCAACTTATTAGTATCTGAAGCCAGAGCTGTTGCTGTTTCTGTGGAGTATAGGCTGGCCCCCGAGCACCCTTTACCAGCAGCGTTAGAAGATGGCTGGGCTGCCCTTCAATGGGTGGCCTCACATGTTGTTGAGGGCTCCGGCATTGAGAAAGAGCCTTGGTTGGTCAAACATGGCGATTTTAACAAGATTTATTTGGGGGGTAGCAGTGCTGGTGGAAACATAGTGCATAACATGGCTATTCGAGCTGGAGTTGAGAGCTTAGTTGGTGATGTGAAAATCTTGGGTGGATTTTTGTCTCATCCTTACTTTTGGGATTCAACaaccaagaaagaaaataatgaagaaaGCATGCCTTACAAGGTCTTTATGTTTGCTTATCCCTTGGCGCCAGGTGGGATTGATAATCCAATGATCAATCCATTAGCTGATGGTGCACCCAAATTATCTGGGCTCGCTTGTTCCAGGTTGTTTGTTTGTACTTCTCAGAAGGATCAGTTCAGAGAAATCAATCTTCTTTACGTCGAGGCATTGAAGAAAAGTGGTTGGAAAGGAGAACTGGAGTTTGTCGATGTTGATGGAGAAGATCATTGTTTTGAGGTCTTCAACCCGGAGACTGAGAAATCAAAGAGTCTGATTACCCGTTTGGCTTCCTTCATCAGGGATTAA
- the LOC113734106 gene encoding leucine-rich repeat receptor-like serine/threonine-protein kinase At2g14510, with the protein MKLLFPFLLLFLSLFPSLTFSESLRGTFIDCGATSPTVINGQQWVPDNDFITVGTPKNLSTQYEDLTLSTVRTFPVQNNIYKKFCYDIPAFRTGKYLVRTTYFYGGVNGNANPPVFDQVVDGTIWSIVNTTEDYGQKKASIYEGIFVAAGKTISVCLAANNYTDSDPFISALEVVVLANSLYNSTDFGTYGLKLVARHSFGYNGPLIRYPDDQFDRYWQPFGEDNSTTPSSRNVSVSGFWNIPPLKVFQTHLGTNQPKPLELQWPLTSLPNSTYYIALYFADDRVSPSASPRVFNITVNGIMYYANLAVTEAGEAVFANQWPLAGLTNITLTPATGSAIGPLINAGEVFEVLNLGGRTLTRDVIAMERIKASIKNPPLDWNGDPCLPRQYSWTGVSCSKGPKVRVTTLNLTNMGISGSISPNISSLTALSGILLGNNSLTGSIPNLSSLKRLEILHLEDNKLSGEIPSSLGNIQNLHELFLQNNNLTGTEPSNLVGKSGLNLKVSGNPFLSPPAS; encoded by the exons ATGAAACTCCTTTTCCCCTTCCTCCTCCTTTTCCTGTCTCTCTTCCCTTCTCTTACCTTCTCTGAATCCCTTAGAG gtACATTTATCGATTGTGGAGCAACAAGCCCAACAGTGATCAACGGCCAGCAATGGGTTCCAGACAATGATTTCATTACTGTAGGCACACCGAAGAATCTATCCACTCAATATGAAGACTTAACCCTATCAACTGTCCGTACATTTCCAGTCCAAAACAATATTTACAAGAAATTCTGCTATGATATTCCTGCTTTCAGAACTGGAAAATACTTGGTGAGGACTACATATTTTTATGGGGGAGTAAATGGGAATGCCAATCCTCCTGTATTTGATCAGGTAGTGGATGGGACCATTTGGAGTATTGTGAATACAACTGAGGATTATGGACAGAAGAAGGCTTCAATTTATGAGGGGATTTTTGTGGCTGCAGGGAAAACTATAAGTGTTTGTTTGGCAGCCAACAATTATACTGATTCAGACCCTTTTATATCTGCATTAGAGGTTGTAGTCTTGGCTAATTCGTTGTATAATTCTACGGATTTTGGTACTTATGGTTTGAAATTGGTGGCAAGGCACAGTTTTGGATACAATGGACCACTCATAAG GTATCCTGATGATCAATTTGATCGGTATTGGCAGCCATTTGGAGAAGATAATTCCACCACACCATCTTCCAGGAATGTCTCTGTGTCTGGTTTCTGGAATATACCACCACTTAAAGTATTCCAGACGCATCTAGGAACCAATCAACCCAAACCCTTGGAGTTGCAGTGGCCTTTAACGTCTCTCCCAAACTCAACCTATTATATTGCTCTTTATTTCGCTGATGATCGTGTTTCTCCTTCGGCGAGCCCAAGAGTGTTTAACATAACTGTTAATGGCATTATGTATTATGCGAATCTGGCTGTGACTGAAGCCGGTGAAGCTGTATTTGCAAACCAGTGGCCTCTTGCTGGCTTAACAAATATAACTTTGACTCCTGCTACTGGCTCGGCAATTGGTCCTCTAATCAATGCTGGAGAGGTCTTTGAAGTTCTGAATCTTGGCGGAAGAACTCTTACAAGAGATG TAATTGCTATGGAAAGAATAAAGGCGAGTATTAAGAACCCTCCACTTGATTGGAACGGTGATCCATGTTTACCACGTCAATACTCTTGGACTGGAGTTTCATGCTCAAAAGGTCCCAAAGTTCGAGTTACCACCTT AAACCTAACGAATATGGGCATTTCGGGATCTATCTCACCAAACATATCCAGTTTAACAGCATTGTCTGGCAT ATTGCTTGGAAACAATAGTTTGACAGGATCTATACCCAACCTTTCTTCACTGAAGAGACTGGAAATTCT gCATCTGGAGGACAATAAGCTCAGTGGAGAGATTCCCTCATCCCTTGGAAACATTCAAAATTTGCATGAACT CTTCTTGCAAAATAATAATCTGACTGGAACAGAACCAAGCAACCTTGTTGGGAAGTCTGGGCTGAACCTTAA GGTTTCCGGCAATCCATTTTTGTCACCACCTGCTTCATAA
- the LOC113736076 gene encoding uncharacterized protein, which translates to MQVKHNSVTSSSPLFFLLQQLTNINMVSLEAFQATSAALEPTSSPRISFSADFLDDRNFISISPKPPPEKEREKAKDIKEKTRNAEFEFLSNNLTSDSMITADELFFEGKLLPFWQMHHAEKLNKLSLKTEQPEEGRDEADVINKEEPRISWFLDDDPSPRPPKCTVLWKELLRLKKQRASSLSPSSSTSSSSSSSSGSLADMHPADGSKESAVNRQKHVKRIKKGLERTRSASLRVRPVINVPICTQGKNSALPPLFSIRKGRLER; encoded by the coding sequence ATGCAAGTTAAACATAACTCAGTCACTTCTAGTTCTCCCCTCTTCTTTCTGCTGCAGCAGTTAACTAACATAAATATGGTTTCTCTAGAAGCCTTTCAGGCGACCTCCGCGGCCCTTGAGCCAACCTCAAGCCCCAGAATTTCTTTCTCTGCTGATTTTCTTGATGACAGAAATTTTATATCTATTAGTCCAAAACCTCCCCCAGAAAAGGAGCGTGAAAAGGCAAAAGATATTAAAGAGAAGACGCGTAATGCAGAATTTGAGTTTCtctcaaacaatttaaccagTGATTCCATGATCACTGCTGACGAGTTGTTTTTTGAAGGTAAGTTACTCCCGTTTTGGCAAATGCATCACGCTGAAAAGCTTAACAAGTTGAGCCTTAAAACTGAACAACCTGAAGAGGGAAGAGATGAAGCAGATGTGATCAACAAAGAAGAGCCAAGAATTAGCTGGTTCCTTGATGATGATCCGTCTCCTAGGCCACCTAAGTGCACTGTTTTGTGGAAAGAGCTACTAAGGTTGAAAAAACAACGGGCTTCATCTTTGTCACCATCTTCATCtacttcctcttcttcctcctcctcttcgGGTTCTCTTGCTGATATGCATCCAGCAGATGGAAGCAAAGAAAGTGCAGTAAATAGGCAGAAGCATGTGAAGAGGATTAAGAAAGGGTTGGAGAGGACTAGATCAGCTAGCTTAAGAGTTAGACCTGTTATTAATGTGCCAATTTGCACACAGGGAAAGAACAGTGCACTCCCTCCTCTGTTTTCCATCAGGAAAGGAAGATTAGAGAGGTAG
- the LOC113734107 gene encoding probable membrane-associated kinase regulator 1 — MGRRTHSHPKSNTLPSSPTHSFSSSSSSDFEFTISLSPRKASSNLCPADELFYKGQLLPLHLSPRISMVRTLLASSSTSSSSDTTTTASRDSTGSSNDSHSSFSSDLILLADCDSSRPSSVAEEDEFRRITNMNSSSFYHGQGNASSSSIKKTKYFSRLSRFSSVFRKESSKARHQESYNPSGPSGSSSSSVKRMSTTAKEVIRKYLKKVKPLYERLSQKQQQQQQKMAGMMGRRMASSSANVTLCMKPDGSVKETDHISYASLLPNGKKEMNSNATIAHSFSGNLRYPRRRSCVSSCPSSMRSSPSHSGILCKTAFTPPMTSKSYSHDNSTMEELQNAIQGAIAHCKNSLLQNKTMVSNEI, encoded by the coding sequence ATGGGGAGGAGAACACACAGCCACCCCAAGTCTAACACCCTCCCCTCCTCACCCACCCactccttctcttcttcttcctcctctgaCTTCGAATTCACCATCTCCCTCTCCCCTCGCAAGGCCTCCTCCAACCTCTGCCCGGCCGACGAGCTGTTCTACAAAGGCCAACTCCTCCCCCTCCACCTCTCCCCCCGCATCTCCATGGTTCGAACGCTTCTTGCATCCTcctccacctcctcctcctccgacACTACCACCACCGCTTCCCGTGACTCCACCGGCAGCTCCAATGACTCCCACTCCTCATTTTCAAGCGATctcatcctcttggccgactgcGACTCATCGCGGCCCAGCTCCGTCGCGGAGGAAGATGAATTCAGGCGCATCACTAACATGAATAGCAGCAGCTTCTATCACGGCCAGGGGAATGCGTCGTCTTCATCCATCAAGAAGACCAAATACTTTTCCCGTCTCTCACGGTTCTCTTCCGTGTTCCGCAAGGAATCATCCAAAGCCCGTCATCAAGAATCTTACAATCCATCTGGGCCGTCGGGATCATCATCTTCCTCAGTCAAACGAATGAGTACAACCGCCAAAGAAGTCATACGTAAGTATTTGAAAAAAGTGAAGCCTTTGTACGAAAGGCTATCGCaaaagcagcagcagcagcagcagaagaTGGCAGGAATGATGGGAAGGAGAATGGCGAGTTCTTCAGCAAACGTGACTCTTTGCATGAAACCAGATGGATCTGTCAAAGAAACGGATCATATCAGCTACGCCTCCCTTCTTCCTAATGGGAAAAAAGAGATGAATAGCAATGCAACTATTGCTCATTCTTTTTCGGGGAATTTAAGGTATCCGAGGAGGAGGAGCTGCGTGTCAAGTTGTCCATCATCAATGAGGTCATCACCAAGCCATTCTGGGATACTATGTAAGACAGCTTTCACCCCACCTATGACTTCTAAGTCCTATTCTCATGATAATTCAACAATGGAGGAGTTGCAGAATGCCATCCAAGGTGCAATCGCTCATTGCAAGAACTCCCTGCTTCAGAACAAGACTATGGTCAGTAATGAAATTTAG